GCGCCGACCGTCCCGGGAACCACGGGCCCCCGCTCGTCCAATATAAGAGAGATGCTGCTCAGAACCCCCTTGGCCGCGGCGGCCCTTGTCCTGTCCCTCGCCTCCCAAGCCCAAGAGATCCCCCAGACCATCAAAGACGCCGTGGCACGGGCGGACGCCGTCGTCGCCAAGATCGTAGCCCTGCCCGCCGGCGAACGGACCTTTGAGAACACTTTCGTAGCCCTCGACGACGCTTCGGCACGGCTGGACGGCGAGACGTCGCTGTTCCTCTTCATGCAGAACGTCTCGACCGACGCGAAGACCCGTGACGACGCCCGCGCCGCCGAAGAGTTCGTCGTCAACTGGTCGATCGACCTCGGTCAGCGCGAAGACCTCTACAACGTCCTCAAAAGCGTCGCCGACACCCGCCGTCCACAACTTTCCGGAGAAGCCGCGCGGCTCGTCGACTTCTCCATGCGCGACTATCGGCGCTCTGGCATGGCGCTTCCGAAGGAGAAGCGCGACCGGCTCGCCGCGATCGAAAAGGAGCTCCAGAAGCTCGGCGTCGACTTCGAGACCAACATCGCCGAAGACCAGACTAAACACCCGCTCACGGCCTCGGAGTTGAAGGGCGTGCCGAAGGAGGTCCTCGAGCGACAGACCAAGGTCGGGGAGACCTACCTCCTCGGTTTCGACGGCCCGACGTACGGCGCGGTCATGGACTACTGCGAGGTCGAGACGACCCGCCAGAAGATGCAGTGGCTCTATCGGCGCAGGGGCGGCCAGAAGAACGTCGACCTGCTCCAGAAGATGCTTCCGTTGCGGTGGGAGTCGAGTTCGATGCTCGGCTACAAGACCTTCGTCGACTACGTGGTCGAGACGCGTATGGCGAAGAACGCGGCCAACATCCAGAAGTTCTATGCCGATCTGAAGCCGATCGTCCGCAAGAAGGCCCTCGCCGACTTCGCCGAGTTCTCGAACGCCAAGCGCCGCATGACGAAGAACCCCAAGGCGCAGCTCATGCCCTGGGACTACAGTTTCGTCAAGAACGACCTGATGCGCACGAAGTACCAGGTCGACAGCCAAAAGGTCGCCGAGTACTTCCCCATGGAGTCCGTCGTCAAGGGCCTGTTCGACATCACCCAGCGGCTGTACGGCGTCGAGATGGTCGACGTCACGTCCAAGGCCAAGGAACTCGGGATGCCCGTCTGGCATCCGGACGTCAAGCTCTACGAGTTCAAAGACAAATCGAGCGGCGTTCTGATCGGCCGGATGTACACCGACCTCTATCCGCGCGACAACAAGTACTCGCACGCGGCGTGCTGGACCCTGAACGTCCGCCACGACTTTCTCGACGGCAAGCAGTCCGTCCCGCTTTGCGCGCTTGTGTGCAACTTCACCAAGGGCACCAAGGACAAACCCTCGCTCTTGCCCCATGACGAAGTCGAGACGTTCTTCCACGAGTTCGGCCACGGGCTGCACACGTTGTTCAGCGACACCCGCTTCGCACGGTTCGCGGGAACGGGCGTCAGCCGCGACTTCGTCGAAGCTCCGAGCCAGATGATGGAGAACTGGGTGTGGAACCCGACGGTCCTCAAGACGTTCGCCAAGCACTATAAGACGGGCGCGCCGATCCCGAACACGTTGCTCCAAAGCATGAACGCCGCCCACGCCCTGGGCAGCGGGATCGAGACCGAGAGCCAGATCTATCTCGGCGAAATGGACCAGACGTTCCACTTGGCCAAAGACGGCAAGATCGACACGACCAAGGCCGCCTGGGACGTCTACGACAAGGACACGCTCTACAAGCACGTCCCCGGCACGTACTTCCAGGCGTCGTTCGGCCACCTGGTCGGCTACGAAGGCGCCTACTATGGCTACCTTTGGTCGCTCGTCTATGCACAGGACATGTTCCAGCGCTTCGAGCAGCTCGGCGTGCTCGACCCCAAGACGGGCGCGTACTATCGGGACAAGGTGCTCTCCAAGGGCGGCACGAAGGACGAGACCGACCTCCTCAAGGACTATCTCGGCCGCGAGCCGAAGATGGACGCGTTCCTCAAGCACCTCGGCTTGAAGAAGTAGGCCCAGGGCGCTTCCCTCGCCTTTCGCCGCGCTGGCGAAGGGCGAGGCGGGCGGCCCGCCCGCCTCTCGAAGAACTACGGCCGCGAGTCGCGCCTGTTTGGGTGGCCAGGACACGTGCGCTGGTTCGTGCGCCCTTGGCCTGGTTCCGAAGGAAAACGCTGTGCTCGCTCGACCTTGTTCTAGAATGAGAAGGTGAAGCGGCTGCAGCGGACTCTGGCGACGAGGGCCGCCGCACCGTCGGTCGGAACCCGCTACGCCTCCTTGGAGGCGCCTGGACCGTCGCTCGGACCCGTGCGGCGTTCCGGAGCCCCGTTCCAGGGGTCGTCAGAACAGCCAAGACAAGTTCCTTCGGAACCGGGGTGCAACGGGCACGAGCCATCCCGTTCACCCCGGCCACCCCGGAGGAGGTCAGCATTGGTCTGGCCACCCGCCGCCCGGCGAAGATCGTGCTGGACACACGGGGATCGTCACTGGGAAACGAACCCACACGTTCGAGGCTTCGTATGGCGACCATCCTCCTGATCCTCGGGCCAAACCCTGGTCCAGGTGGCGCGGTCGGGGGGCGAAGATATTCAGAGCCATTGGAAGTGAATGATCAGGATATGCGCGTTCCTCTTCGTCCTTGCCGTCTGCGGCTGCGCAGACCCCGGCACCGATACCACGAAACTTGCTCCGCCTGGTGACCGGCCAAAGGCTGCCACCAGGCCCGAATATGTGTTCCTCTCCAGCGATCCTGGCGGTCCATTTTTCGTCGAGTGGGCGGCCGCAGACGGCGCAATCCTCCAGACGACCGCATGGCACAAAGAGCGGCCATCGCTTGCGGGGGAACCAAGGGTCGCTGCCTCGTCCGACCTGCGACTCGTGGTCGGCCGGATCGGCGGCGACCTTCGAAGCGTCGCCTTCGGCGAGCCGAAGTCCCGGTTGCTGCTTTCGAGGGAGGCACTCTCAGTGATCGAGGAGAAACATCAGTGCGGGGAAGACGCAATCGGTGCGGCGATGGGGCCTTCTGCAAAGAGCGTCTGGCTGTTCTATCGCTTGAATCCAAACGGCTGGGGCATCGTCGCGCTCGAACTGGCCCTGCCCTCGG
The DNA window shown above is from Armatimonadota bacterium and carries:
- a CDS encoding Zn-dependent oligopeptidase — encoded protein: MLLRTPLAAAALVLSLASQAQEIPQTIKDAVARADAVVAKIVALPAGERTFENTFVALDDASARLDGETSLFLFMQNVSTDAKTRDDARAAEEFVVNWSIDLGQREDLYNVLKSVADTRRPQLSGEAARLVDFSMRDYRRSGMALPKEKRDRLAAIEKELQKLGVDFETNIAEDQTKHPLTASELKGVPKEVLERQTKVGETYLLGFDGPTYGAVMDYCEVETTRQKMQWLYRRRGGQKNVDLLQKMLPLRWESSSMLGYKTFVDYVVETRMAKNAANIQKFYADLKPIVRKKALADFAEFSNAKRRMTKNPKAQLMPWDYSFVKNDLMRTKYQVDSQKVAEYFPMESVVKGLFDITQRLYGVEMVDVTSKAKELGMPVWHPDVKLYEFKDKSSGVLIGRMYTDLYPRDNKYSHAACWTLNVRHDFLDGKQSVPLCALVCNFTKGTKDKPSLLPHDEVETFFHEFGHGLHTLFSDTRFARFAGTGVSRDFVEAPSQMMENWVWNPTVLKTFAKHYKTGAPIPNTLLQSMNAAHALGSGIETESQIYLGEMDQTFHLAKDGKIDTTKAAWDVYDKDTLYKHVPGTYFQASFGHLVGYEGAYYGYLWSLVYAQDMFQRFEQLGVLDPKTGAYYRDKVLSKGGTKDETDLLKDYLGREPKMDAFLKHLGLKK